A window of Gemmatimonadota bacterium contains these coding sequences:
- a CDS encoding adenylosuccinate synthase, whose translation MDGARCLVVVGAQWGDEGKGKIVDVLAAQADIVARYQGGPNAGHTVHVGGEEFVLHQIPSGILHPSQRCLLGNGVVLDPEQFFLELDTLEARGIAAETRVGVSARAHLLLDYHKRLDQASEQRLGAGRLGTTGKGIGPAYEDKMARRGVRVGDLRYLGRAQDLVRSAAERANERLIAGGAEPLETWRIVENVLAARTRLLPRITDTGREIASALARGARILLEGAQGALLDIDHGTYPFVTSSTTTAAGAATGVGIGPTSIDAVLGVVKAYTTRVGSGPMPTELPPELGDQLRELGGEYGATTGRPRRCGWFDAVLVRYAARVNGLTGLALTKLDVLDSLDEIRIAAAYQAGGTTLEDFPDDLAVLGQVEPVYETLPGWRTPTGEARSPAHLPEGAHHYLRRMEELTGVPIRLVSVGTGREQIIRFP comes from the coding sequence ATGGACGGCGCCCGTTGCCTGGTGGTCGTCGGCGCCCAGTGGGGCGACGAGGGGAAGGGGAAAATCGTCGATGTGCTGGCGGCCCAGGCCGACATCGTCGCCCGCTATCAGGGCGGCCCGAACGCCGGCCACACGGTGCACGTGGGTGGCGAGGAGTTCGTCCTGCACCAGATCCCGTCCGGCATCCTGCACCCCTCGCAGCGCTGCCTCCTCGGCAACGGCGTGGTGCTCGACCCCGAGCAGTTCTTCCTCGAGCTGGACACGCTCGAAGCGCGCGGCATCGCCGCCGAGACCCGCGTCGGGGTCAGCGCGCGCGCCCATCTGCTGCTCGACTACCACAAGCGCCTGGACCAGGCCAGTGAGCAGCGGCTGGGCGCGGGGCGGCTGGGCACGACAGGGAAGGGGATCGGCCCGGCCTACGAGGACAAGATGGCGCGCCGCGGCGTGCGCGTGGGCGACCTGCGCTACCTCGGCCGCGCCCAGGACCTGGTGCGCTCCGCGGCCGAGCGGGCCAACGAACGCCTGATCGCCGGCGGCGCCGAGCCCCTCGAAACCTGGCGCATCGTCGAGAACGTGCTGGCCGCGCGCACCCGGCTGCTGCCGCGCATTACCGACACTGGCCGCGAGATCGCCAGCGCGCTGGCCCGCGGCGCCCGCATCCTGCTCGAGGGCGCACAGGGCGCGCTCCTGGACATCGATCACGGCACCTATCCCTTCGTTACCTCGTCCACCACCACTGCGGCCGGCGCCGCCACCGGCGTGGGCATCGGGCCCACCTCCATCGACGCCGTGCTCGGCGTGGTCAAGGCGTACACCACGCGCGTGGGCAGCGGACCCATGCCTACCGAGCTGCCACCCGAGCTGGGCGACCAATTGCGCGAGCTCGGCGGCGAGTACGGCGCCACCACCGGCCGCCCCCGGCGCTGCGGCTGGTTCGATGCCGTCCTCGTCCGCTACGCCGCCCGCGTCAACGGCCTGACCGGTCTGGCCTTGACCAAGCTGGACGTGCTCGATTCGCTCGACGAGATCCGCATTGCTGCCGCCTACCAGGCGGGCGGCACTACGCTCGAGGACTTCCCCGATGACCTGGCCGTGCTCGGCCAGGTCGAGCCCGTCTACGAGACGCTGCCCGGCTGGCGTACGCCGACCGGCGAGGCGCGCTCGCCCGCCCACCTGCCCGAAGGCGCCCACCACTACCTGCGCCGCATGGAAGAGCTGACCGGCGTCCCCATCCGCCTGGTTTCCGTCGGCACCGGCCGCGAGCAGATAATCCGCTTCCCTT